GTTCGACCGTGGCCGGCTCGGCCAGGGACGCCCGCCATGCTGCCAGCTCCGCGCGCAGCGGTCCCTCGCCCGCAATGCGCAGCAGGGGCGGCGCCCCGCGGGAGGCGGCCAGCACGCGCGGCCAGGCCGCCATCAGCAGGGGCACGCCCTTGCGCTCGTCCAGGGCGCCGGCGAAGCCCACCACGAGTCGGCCCCGCGGTTCCGGCGCGGAGTGGAAGCGGGCGCCGTCGATGCCCTTGTGAAGCAGGTGGACGCGTGCGGGCGGCAACCAGGGCGCGCTGTCCAGGGTCGTGCGCAGGGTCGCGCGCGAATTCACGATCACGCCGCTGGCCACCCGGCCGTAGTACCAGCGGTAATGCGGGCGCCGGCGCAGCGGGTGGTCGCTCTCGCGGCTCTTGAGCACGACCCCGACGCCGGCGAGGCGCGCCGCGGTCCCGGCGGCCTTGAGGTCCTTGAGGCGGTTGCAGAGCACCGCGTCGGTTCCGTGGGCGCGCAGCAGGTGCCACAGGCGCGCCACGGTCCAGGGTGCGCCGTCGCAGCGGATCGGGACGCCCGCCGTCGTGAGCCCGTCGTCGGCGGCACGCCGCAAGAGGGGCGAGCCCGGCTGCCCGACCACCAGGAGGCGGTGC
This window of the bacterium genome carries:
- a CDS encoding glycosyltransferase family 4 protein: MTETDPHISLALVNGMRSLGGAELWDLDVARGLRDRGHRLLVVGQPGSPLLRRAADDGLTTAGVPIRCDGAPWTVARLWHLLRAHGTDAVLCNRLKDLKAAGTAARLAGVGVVLKSRESDHPLRRRPHYRWYYGRVASGVIVNSRATLRTTLDSAPWLPPARVHLLHKGIDGARFHSAPEPRGRLVVGFAGALDERKGVPLLMAAWPRVLAASRGAPPLLRIAGEGPLRAELAAWRASLAEPATVELAGWVEDMPAFHRSLTLLAVPSRYEGFGLAAAEAGACGRPVVATRVSSLPEVVHDGETGLLVAPDDPAALAAAILRLLGDPDLRHRLGTAAAARIRTDFDRAAMLTRLEDLLRPAPRRRETT